The following coding sequences are from one Mycolicibacterium aichiense window:
- a CDS encoding LLM class flavin-dependent oxidoreductase, whose protein sequence is MTLPVMEPDVDADILKRWAQTIDEGPFSSLCWGERIAFGNPDSLTLLGALAGWTERVPLVATVVVPQLHDPVMLAKGLATGDLLCGGRLTVGLGVGGRHEDYRAVGADPKTQTMRDMAERVAIMQRVWAGEKITDSVLPVGPSPAREGGPRLLVGTTGPKTVRSAAPWAEGLAGISMDLDLEKENALFDVARDAWAAAGKPKPHLATSFWFALGEGDAPRQQVIDHLRHYMNWIPREIVDVIAPTSGWAGTEEELVTVLRGFAEIGTDEVHLIPTSSDIEQVRRVAELVGEISAHTGVSA, encoded by the coding sequence ATGACATTGCCGGTGATGGAACCGGACGTTGACGCAGACATCCTCAAACGCTGGGCGCAAACGATCGACGAAGGACCGTTTTCCTCGCTGTGTTGGGGGGAGCGGATTGCATTCGGCAACCCCGATTCCCTGACCCTGCTCGGCGCCCTGGCCGGCTGGACCGAACGGGTGCCGCTGGTGGCCACCGTCGTCGTACCCCAGCTGCACGACCCGGTGATGCTCGCCAAGGGGCTGGCGACCGGGGATCTGCTGTGTGGCGGACGGCTGACCGTCGGCCTGGGTGTGGGCGGCCGGCACGAGGACTACCGCGCCGTCGGCGCCGACCCGAAGACACAGACCATGCGTGACATGGCCGAGCGGGTGGCCATCATGCAGCGGGTGTGGGCAGGGGAGAAGATCACCGATTCGGTGCTGCCCGTCGGACCCAGCCCCGCCCGCGAAGGCGGACCACGGCTGCTGGTCGGCACCACCGGGCCCAAGACGGTGCGCAGCGCCGCGCCGTGGGCGGAGGGTCTGGCCGGTATCTCGATGGATCTCGACCTCGAGAAGGAGAACGCTTTGTTCGACGTCGCCCGCGACGCATGGGCCGCCGCGGGCAAGCCCAAACCCCATCTGGCGACGTCGTTTTGGTTCGCACTCGGCGAGGGCGACGCGCCCCGCCAGCAGGTCATCGATCATCTGCGTCACTACATGAACTGGATACCGCGAGAGATCGTCGACGTGATCGCCCCGACCAGCGGTTGGGCCGGTACCGAGGAGGAGCTCGTCACGGTACTGCGGGGCTTCGCCGAGATCGGGACCGACGAGGTACACCTCATCCCGACCAGCAGCGACATCGAGCAGGTGCGCCGGGTCGCCGAGCTGGTCGGTGAGATTTCCGCCCACACGGGAGTTTCGGCGTAG
- a CDS encoding lactate 2-monooxygenase, translating into MTQPYGNYQIEIYFQGLTGTVPSLPMSFDELEARAAQALPPSIWSYVAGGAGDERTQRVNVSAFEQWGLIPRMLVGATERDLSVELWGRRWPAPVFMAPIGVIGLCTQDHHGDLAAARAAARTGVPMCVSTLTMDPLEDVAAEFGDTPGLFQLYTPTDREMAESFVHRAEAAGYTGIVVTLDTWVPGWRPRDLSTANFPQLRGMCLSNYISDPVFRAKVDADIDADPRNAVLAWVSNFGNSLTWEDLTWLRSLTSLPLILKGICHPDDARRAIDAGVDGIYCSNHGGRQANGGVPAIDCLPDVVAAAGDVPVLFDSGIRSGADIVKALALGAKAVGIGRPYAYGAALGGTDGIVHVLRSLLAETDLIMAIDGYPTLGDLTPDALRAVRQ; encoded by the coding sequence ATGACCCAGCCGTACGGCAACTATCAGATCGAGATCTACTTCCAGGGTCTGACCGGTACAGTGCCCAGCCTGCCGATGTCGTTCGACGAGTTGGAAGCCCGTGCCGCCCAGGCCCTTCCGCCGTCGATCTGGTCCTACGTCGCCGGCGGCGCGGGTGACGAGCGCACCCAACGGGTCAATGTCAGCGCCTTCGAACAGTGGGGCTTGATACCACGCATGCTGGTCGGCGCCACCGAGCGCGACCTGTCCGTCGAGCTGTGGGGACGGCGCTGGCCCGCGCCGGTGTTCATGGCGCCGATCGGGGTGATCGGGCTGTGCACCCAAGACCACCACGGCGACCTCGCCGCCGCGCGGGCGGCCGCCCGCACCGGGGTGCCGATGTGTGTGTCCACGCTGACGATGGATCCTCTGGAGGACGTCGCTGCCGAATTCGGCGACACGCCAGGGCTTTTCCAGCTGTACACCCCCACCGACCGTGAGATGGCGGAGAGCTTCGTGCACCGCGCCGAAGCCGCCGGGTACACCGGCATCGTGGTCACCTTGGACACCTGGGTGCCGGGCTGGCGGCCGCGCGACCTCTCCACCGCCAACTTCCCGCAGCTGCGCGGCATGTGTCTGTCCAACTACATCAGCGATCCCGTCTTCCGCGCGAAGGTCGATGCCGACATCGACGCCGACCCCCGCAACGCCGTGCTGGCCTGGGTCAGCAATTTCGGAAACTCGTTGACGTGGGAGGACTTGACCTGGCTGCGATCGCTGACGTCGTTGCCGCTGATCCTCAAGGGTATCTGTCATCCCGACGACGCCCGGCGCGCGATCGATGCCGGTGTCGACGGCATCTACTGTTCCAATCACGGCGGACGGCAGGCCAACGGCGGCGTGCCGGCCATCGATTGCCTTCCCGATGTGGTGGCGGCGGCGGGTGACGTTCCGGTGCTCTTCGATTCCGGAATCCGTTCGGGCGCCGACATCGTCAAGGCCCTGGCGCTGGGCGCCAAGGCCGTGGGTATCGGGCGCCCCTATGCCTACGGCGCGGCGCTGGGCGGCACCGACGGGATCGTGCACGTGCTGCGCTCACTGTTGGCCGAGACGGACCTGATCATGGCCATCGACGGCTACCCGACGCTGGGGGACCTGACCCCCGACGCGCTGCGGGCCGTGCGACAGTAA
- a CDS encoding MFS transporter produces the protein MSQPPSSETDSLSRRQIVLLVAALVFSLMSFSLNATMLAPAVRDINETLGPGAFVAMSTPFYLAGALANVVLIRWSDYIGRKRVLIGIVVVMCIGTALCLSTSLPVVVVGRFLQGTSNITYGLAFLILRARLSGATFGVCCGVMASINGGVAGGDAFLAGIMTDAFGYRSIFALILVVGLIAVAFVWKWVPADEAARAEGRMDWIGAVFIGLTVAGLTMFLSNGGHQGWGSTPALIWLTAAVVGFLALVVVDRRVDHPLVALKHMRSREAWPLLVVTILVMGSFMVVLGFIVPAMAEDPDSGFGLNATMTALLFLTPGAVVQVITAPFIGRLAVRIGFVTVLRAGIVASIVVVALMAVFADHKYAVAALMVVFGFTCTAVILTPLSSLGVLQASDEAPGALPGIANASYGMGFTLGFAWAGPIVGSGTDSTFQQAFWFAVGIGVVALVFSLILRPKPFTDETAAPAGSTAHQSSP, from the coding sequence GTGAGCCAGCCGCCCAGTTCCGAGACGGATTCCCTGTCTCGCAGGCAGATCGTCCTGTTGGTGGCCGCTCTGGTCTTCTCGCTGATGTCGTTCTCGCTGAACGCCACCATGCTGGCGCCGGCCGTCCGAGACATCAACGAAACCCTGGGACCTGGTGCGTTCGTCGCGATGTCGACCCCGTTCTACCTGGCCGGGGCGCTCGCCAACGTCGTGCTGATCCGTTGGAGTGACTACATCGGACGCAAGCGCGTCCTGATCGGCATCGTGGTGGTGATGTGCATCGGGACCGCGCTGTGCCTGAGCACCTCACTCCCCGTCGTCGTGGTCGGCAGGTTCCTGCAGGGCACATCCAACATCACCTACGGTCTTGCTTTCCTGATTCTTCGAGCACGCCTGTCCGGAGCCACGTTTGGTGTGTGCTGCGGGGTGATGGCGTCCATCAACGGCGGGGTGGCCGGGGGCGACGCGTTCCTGGCCGGCATCATGACCGACGCGTTCGGCTACCGTTCGATCTTCGCCCTGATCCTCGTGGTCGGTCTCATCGCCGTCGCCTTCGTGTGGAAATGGGTTCCCGCTGACGAGGCTGCCCGCGCGGAGGGCCGGATGGACTGGATCGGTGCCGTTTTCATCGGCCTGACCGTCGCCGGACTCACCATGTTCTTGTCCAACGGCGGCCACCAGGGGTGGGGGTCGACGCCCGCGCTCATCTGGTTGACGGCCGCCGTTGTGGGTTTCCTCGCCTTGGTGGTGGTCGACAGGAGAGTGGACCATCCCCTCGTCGCTCTCAAGCACATGCGTTCGCGTGAGGCCTGGCCGCTGCTTGTCGTCACCATTCTGGTGATGGGGTCCTTCATGGTGGTTCTCGGCTTCATCGTGCCCGCGATGGCCGAAGACCCGGACTCCGGCTTCGGTCTCAACGCGACGATGACCGCCCTGTTGTTCCTGACCCCCGGTGCGGTCGTGCAGGTCATCACCGCACCGTTCATCGGACGGTTGGCGGTACGCATCGGATTCGTCACCGTCCTGCGAGCCGGGATCGTGGCGTCGATCGTCGTGGTCGCGCTGATGGCGGTGTTCGCCGACCACAAATATGCGGTTGCGGCGCTGATGGTGGTCTTCGGATTCACTTGCACCGCAGTGATACTCACACCGCTGAGCTCACTGGGCGTCCTGCAGGCATCCGACGAGGCGCCGGGGGCGCTGCCCGGCATCGCCAACGCCAGCTACGGAATGGGCTTCACCCTCGGCTTCGCCTGGGCCGGACCGATCGTCGGCTCGGGAACGGATTCGACGTTCCAGCAGGCATTCTGGTTTGCGGTCGGAATCGGCGTCGTGGCACTGGTTTTCAGTCTGATCCTCCGCCCGAAACCGTTCACTGACGAAACTGCCGCCCCCGCCGGTTCGACAGCTCACCAGTCATCGCCCTGA
- a CDS encoding VOC family protein: protein MPITTSAVAHVRLTVTDIGASRRFYDSVFGWPVYAELPANADAATREQLSFLFGGVIYNIGDNLIGLRPTGTGAFDEDRVGLDHLAFTLPSLDALEQAAAHLDSLGIEHEQIKDIGVAYILEFRDPDNIALELTARK from the coding sequence ATGCCGATCACCACTTCCGCCGTTGCCCACGTGCGGCTGACCGTCACCGACATCGGGGCTTCCCGCCGGTTCTACGACAGCGTGTTCGGCTGGCCGGTCTACGCCGAGCTGCCGGCGAACGCCGACGCAGCGACTCGCGAGCAGCTTTCGTTCCTCTTCGGTGGAGTCATCTACAACATCGGCGACAACCTGATCGGGCTGCGACCCACCGGCACCGGCGCCTTCGACGAGGACCGGGTCGGCCTCGACCACCTGGCCTTCACGCTGCCCAGCCTGGACGCCCTCGAGCAAGCCGCCGCCCACCTTGATTCCCTCGGCATCGAGCACGAGCAGATCAAGGACATCGGCGTGGCCTACATCCTTGAGTTCCGCGATCCCGACAACATCGCGTTGGAGCTCACCGCCCGCAAGTAA
- a CDS encoding flavin monoamine oxidase family protein translates to MRGVGRRGFLLGFGALAATPLLPGCGGTNDKDRDHVVVVGAGFSGLAAARKLADAGLRVTVLEARDRIGGRTWTDTSLGVPIDIGASWIHGTESNPLTTLAHDVGAKTVPTDFEDFVLLEDHRLVDKKAAAASADDWHRIARELDDRSGDASADESVADGLIGIANLDDPLVAWNVTSRIAGEYAADPAQLSLRWLGSEEQFTGPDVILPGGYTQLSQHLAKGLDVRLGTEVTRIAHGGNQVRIDTAQGTVTADRVIVTVPLGVLKAATIAFDPPLPEVKRGAIERLGFGLLNKVVVAFDAPFWPETTPMIGLVGDNQPVTDLVNGLVFAGKPLLVGLRGGRAAWSRESMSDADAVDELITAIDAPKPTGSIVTTWGTDRFARGSYSFIAVGSSPDDMHALGEPVGERLMFAGEATNPEWFGTVHGAYLSGLREADRVLA, encoded by the coding sequence ATGCGTGGGGTCGGGCGCCGCGGGTTCCTGTTGGGCTTCGGCGCGCTCGCGGCCACTCCACTGTTGCCGGGGTGCGGCGGCACGAACGACAAGGACCGCGATCATGTCGTGGTCGTCGGCGCCGGATTCTCCGGACTCGCCGCCGCGCGGAAGCTGGCCGACGCCGGTCTGCGGGTGACCGTGCTGGAAGCTCGGGACCGGATCGGTGGCCGCACGTGGACCGACACCTCGCTCGGCGTGCCGATCGACATCGGCGCCTCGTGGATCCACGGCACCGAGAGCAATCCCCTCACCACGCTGGCCCACGACGTCGGGGCAAAAACGGTACCGACCGATTTCGAGGACTTCGTCCTGCTCGAGGATCACCGGCTCGTCGACAAAAAGGCCGCCGCGGCGTCGGCGGATGACTGGCACCGGATCGCCCGCGAACTCGACGATCGCAGCGGTGACGCCTCGGCCGACGAGTCGGTGGCCGACGGACTGATCGGGATCGCGAACCTCGACGATCCGTTGGTCGCGTGGAACGTCACCTCACGCATCGCGGGCGAGTACGCGGCCGACCCGGCCCAGTTGTCCTTGCGCTGGCTGGGCAGCGAAGAACAGTTCACGGGTCCTGACGTCATACTTCCCGGCGGCTATACCCAGTTGTCCCAGCACCTCGCGAAGGGCCTCGACGTCCGTCTGGGCACCGAGGTCACCCGCATCGCGCACGGCGGCAACCAGGTCCGCATCGACACCGCGCAGGGCACCGTCACCGCGGATCGGGTGATCGTCACCGTTCCACTCGGAGTCCTCAAGGCCGCAACCATCGCCTTCGACCCCCCGCTTCCCGAGGTCAAGCGGGGCGCCATCGAGCGCCTCGGGTTCGGCCTGTTGAACAAGGTGGTCGTGGCCTTCGATGCGCCCTTCTGGCCGGAAACCACGCCGATGATCGGCCTCGTGGGGGACAACCAGCCCGTCACCGATCTGGTCAATGGACTCGTCTTCGCCGGCAAACCTCTACTGGTGGGGTTGCGCGGCGGGCGGGCCGCCTGGTCGCGCGAGTCGATGTCGGATGCCGACGCGGTGGACGAACTGATCACCGCGATCGACGCCCCCAAGCCCACCGGGTCCATCGTGACGACGTGGGGAACCGACCGATTCGCCCGGGGCTCATACAGTTTCATCGCCGTCGGGTCGAGCCCGGACGACATGCACGCTCTCGGCGAGCCCGTCGGTGAGCGGCTGATGTTCGCCGGCGAGGCCACCAATCCTGAGTGGTTCGGCACGGTCCACGGCGCCTACCTGAGCGGCCTGCGGGAAGCCGATCGCGTCCTCGCCTAG
- a CDS encoding cupin domain-containing protein: MTKLERSEHSMSLLDGEIVEESDLGSIRRVTADNLPILSGLSIKRLVINPGAMRTPHWHANANELAYCVSGTSLVSVLDSGSQFSSFTIGAGEMFHVDSGSLHHIENIGEEPAEFILSFRHERPEDFGLGAAFGAMTDAVLGNTYDLPASDFAKIRRDTTDRKLAARVGDPSVPSTAHFNDPHKFGVEAQSPPVGSAVGSARLARVQFWPALKDMSMYSLRIREDGMREPHWHPITAEMGYVASGSSRMTVMNPDGTLDTWYLEQGDMYFIPRAYPHHIEVFDAPDLHFAIFFDQPTPGDIGYRASASAYSREVLAATFNVHIDDLPNFPFTKADPLIVNRVNPLDPRD, encoded by the coding sequence ATGACAAAACTCGAGCGCAGCGAACATTCCATGTCGTTGCTCGACGGTGAGATCGTCGAAGAATCGGACCTCGGTTCGATCCGCCGCGTCACTGCCGACAACCTGCCTATCCTGTCCGGCTTGTCGATCAAACGCCTGGTGATCAATCCCGGTGCGATGCGCACGCCGCATTGGCATGCCAACGCCAACGAACTGGCGTACTGCGTGTCGGGAACATCGCTGGTGTCGGTGCTCGACAGCGGCAGCCAATTTTCGTCGTTCACAATCGGTGCCGGCGAGATGTTCCACGTCGACTCAGGGTCGCTGCACCACATCGAGAACATCGGCGAGGAGCCTGCCGAGTTCATCCTGTCGTTCCGGCACGAGCGGCCCGAGGACTTCGGCCTCGGCGCCGCGTTCGGCGCGATGACAGATGCGGTGCTGGGTAACACCTACGACCTGCCGGCCTCGGATTTCGCGAAGATCCGCCGCGACACCACGGACCGGAAACTGGCGGCGCGCGTGGGCGATCCGTCAGTTCCGAGCACCGCTCACTTCAACGATCCGCACAAATTCGGGGTCGAAGCCCAAAGCCCGCCGGTCGGCAGCGCGGTCGGATCGGCACGCCTGGCCCGGGTCCAATTCTGGCCCGCACTCAAGGACATGTCGATGTACTCCCTTCGAATCCGCGAGGACGGCATGCGCGAACCCCACTGGCATCCGATCACCGCGGAGATGGGCTATGTGGCGTCGGGAAGTTCGCGGATGACCGTGATGAACCCCGACGGAACATTGGACACCTGGTATCTGGAGCAGGGTGACATGTACTTCATCCCTCGCGCCTACCCGCACCACATCGAAGTGTTCGATGCTCCCGACCTGCATTTCGCGATCTTCTTCGACCAGCCCACCCCCGGCGATATCGGGTATCGGGCGTCGGCGAGCGCGTACTCGCGCGAAGTGCTCGCTGCGACGTTCAACGTTCACATCGACGATCTGCCCAATTTCCCGTTCACCAAGGCTGATCCGCTGATCGTCAACCGGGTCAACCCGCTCGATCCACGCGACTAG
- a CDS encoding APC family permease has protein sequence MTADALARATDTKLKRKITGPLLYLFILGDVLGAGVYALMGVLSQKVGGVLWAPLLIAMLLALCTAGSYAELVTKYPRAGGAAVFAERAFHRPAISFLVGFSMLAAGVTSAAGLALAFAGDYLKTFIDVPAVPAAVVFLLLVACLNARGISESVKSNTVMTVVELSGLIIVVVTVAVLMSRGGGDVSRVTAFPPDSSPALAILGAAIVAYYSYVGFETSANVAEEIRDPSRVYPRALFGALLTAGVVYTLVGLASAIALPSEELSTSSGPLLSVVAASGVGIPDTVFSLIALVAVANGALLTMIMASRLTFGMAEHRLLPRALGAVLPNRRTPWAAIVATTVAAMALTSIGELSTLAETVVLLLLFVFISTNVAVLVLRRDTVNHSHFQVWTPVPVLGVASCLLLLTQQSAKVWLFGAILLAVGLLLHLVAARRAANSDSAD, from the coding sequence ATGACTGCCGACGCGCTGGCGCGCGCTACCGACACCAAGCTGAAACGCAAGATCACCGGGCCGCTGCTCTATCTGTTCATCCTCGGCGACGTGCTCGGCGCGGGCGTCTACGCGTTGATGGGTGTGCTGTCCCAGAAAGTCGGCGGGGTGCTGTGGGCACCGCTGCTGATCGCGATGCTGCTCGCGCTGTGCACCGCAGGCTCCTACGCCGAGCTGGTGACCAAGTATCCGCGGGCCGGCGGGGCGGCGGTCTTCGCCGAGCGTGCCTTCCACCGCCCGGCCATCTCTTTCCTCGTCGGGTTCAGCATGCTCGCGGCGGGCGTGACCAGTGCGGCCGGCCTGGCGCTGGCATTCGCCGGTGACTACCTCAAGACGTTCATCGACGTGCCCGCGGTGCCGGCCGCGGTCGTCTTCCTGCTGCTGGTGGCCTGCCTCAATGCCCGGGGTATCAGCGAGTCGGTCAAGAGCAACACCGTGATGACGGTCGTCGAGCTCAGCGGGTTGATCATCGTGGTGGTCACGGTCGCCGTCCTGATGAGCCGCGGTGGCGGGGATGTCTCGCGGGTGACCGCCTTCCCGCCGGACTCGTCGCCGGCGCTGGCGATCCTGGGTGCGGCGATTGTGGCGTACTACTCGTACGTCGGGTTCGAGACGTCGGCAAACGTGGCCGAGGAGATTCGTGACCCGAGCCGGGTCTACCCGCGGGCACTGTTCGGGGCGCTCCTCACGGCGGGTGTGGTGTACACGCTGGTCGGGCTCGCCAGCGCCATCGCCCTGCCGTCGGAGGAATTGTCGACATCGTCGGGCCCGCTGCTGTCGGTGGTCGCCGCGTCGGGCGTCGGCATACCCGACACGGTGTTCAGTCTGATTGCGCTCGTCGCGGTCGCCAACGGTGCGCTGCTCACGATGATCATGGCGAGCCGGCTGACCTTCGGCATGGCCGAGCATCGCCTGCTGCCTCGTGCACTCGGCGCAGTACTGCCCAATCGGCGCACTCCGTGGGCGGCGATCGTCGCCACCACCGTCGCGGCGATGGCGCTGACGTCGATCGGCGAGCTGTCGACGTTGGCCGAAACCGTTGTGCTGCTGCTGTTGTTCGTCTTCATCTCGACCAACGTCGCCGTCCTGGTGTTGCGCCGCGACACCGTGAACCACTCGCATTTCCAGGTGTGGACGCCGGTGCCGGTGCTGGGCGTGGCGTCCTGCCTGCTGTTGCTCACCCAGCAGAGTGCGAAGGTCTGGCTCTTCGGCGCGATCCTGCTCGCGGTCGGCCTGCTCTTGCATCTGGTCGCCGCCCGCCGTGCCGCGAACAGCGACAGTGCCGACTGA
- a CDS encoding Rrf2 family transcriptional regulator, which yields MRMSAKAEYAVRAMIQLASVDSGALVKTEDLAKAQGIPAQFLVDILSGLRTDRLVRSHRGRDGGYELGRPAADISIADVLRCIDGPLASVRDIGLGDLPYSGPTAALTDVWRALRASMRSVLEETSLADVAGGQLPAHVADLAHDYLRQENRRGHHG from the coding sequence ATGCGGATGTCAGCGAAGGCGGAATACGCCGTCCGCGCCATGATCCAGCTCGCGTCAGTCGACTCGGGCGCACTGGTCAAGACGGAGGATCTGGCCAAAGCCCAGGGCATCCCCGCGCAATTCCTGGTCGACATTCTCTCCGGTCTGCGGACCGACCGGCTGGTGCGCAGCCACCGCGGCCGCGACGGCGGCTACGAGCTGGGCCGACCGGCCGCCGACATCAGCATCGCTGACGTGTTGCGCTGCATCGACGGGCCGTTGGCAAGTGTGCGTGATATCGGCTTGGGCGACCTGCCCTACAGCGGACCGACGGCGGCGCTGACCGATGTGTGGCGGGCGCTACGTGCCAGCATGCGCTCAGTGCTCGAGGAGACCAGCCTGGCCGATGTGGCCGGCGGGCAACTGCCAGCCCACGTTGCCGATCTGGCGCACGACTATCTCAGGCAGGAGAACCGGCGCGGGCACCACGGCTAG
- a CDS encoding TDT family transporter, producing the protein MATPQTRVEVLGNIGPNWFASVMGTGIVATAGATLPLQFPGLRGFTEVVWVIAAGLLVVLIAIVGLHWLRHPTVARTHARNPQMAHFYGAAPMALLTVGSGAVLIGRDLIGERLAVDLDWVLWTAGTVGGLFTAVSIPFLMFTQHNVEPDAAFGGWLMPVVPPMVSAAAGALLIPHMAPGTGRTTMLYGCYAMFGLSLVAAFIIITLIWSRLALYGTSGTARVPTLWIVLGPLGQSITAAGLLGHVAASAVEPELAAGLNAFAVIFGVPVWGFAILWIALAAALTIRTLRRGMPFALTWWSLTFPVGTFVTGTTQLAVHTNLPAFEVAAVVAYAGLLSTWLLVAVRTARGSLRGNLLNPPPAAGPIRAQKDPAR; encoded by the coding sequence ATGGCAACACCGCAGACCCGGGTCGAAGTGCTGGGCAACATCGGGCCCAACTGGTTCGCATCGGTGATGGGCACCGGGATCGTCGCGACCGCGGGCGCGACGCTGCCGCTGCAGTTTCCTGGACTGCGCGGCTTCACCGAGGTGGTCTGGGTGATCGCCGCGGGGCTACTCGTCGTGCTGATCGCGATTGTCGGCCTGCATTGGCTGCGCCATCCGACGGTTGCCCGCACCCATGCCCGTAATCCGCAGATGGCGCATTTCTACGGTGCGGCACCGATGGCGCTACTGACCGTCGGCAGCGGTGCCGTACTGATCGGCCGTGATCTGATCGGCGAGCGGCTCGCCGTCGACCTGGACTGGGTGCTGTGGACGGCCGGCACCGTGGGTGGGCTGTTCACCGCGGTGAGCATCCCATTCCTGATGTTCACCCAGCACAACGTCGAACCCGACGCCGCATTCGGCGGCTGGCTGATGCCGGTTGTGCCGCCGATGGTCTCGGCGGCCGCCGGGGCGTTGCTCATCCCGCACATGGCGCCGGGCACGGGGCGCACCACCATGCTGTACGGCTGCTACGCGATGTTCGGACTGTCCCTGGTTGCCGCGTTCATCATCATCACACTGATCTGGAGTCGCCTGGCGCTCTACGGAACGTCCGGCACCGCGCGGGTTCCCACGCTGTGGATCGTGCTCGGTCCGCTCGGCCAATCCATCACCGCCGCAGGACTTCTCGGCCACGTCGCGGCATCGGCCGTCGAGCCCGAGCTCGCCGCGGGCCTGAATGCGTTCGCCGTCATCTTCGGAGTTCCGGTGTGGGGCTTTGCGATCCTGTGGATCGCGCTGGCCGCCGCACTGACGATTCGCACGCTGCGCCGGGGTATGCCGTTCGCCCTGACGTGGTGGAGCCTCACCTTCCCGGTGGGCACCTTCGTCACCGGCACCACTCAGCTGGCGGTGCACACCAACCTGCCCGCGTTCGAGGTCGCGGCGGTGGTCGCCTACGCCGGGTTGCTGAGCACCTGGCTGCTGGTTGCGGTGCGGACCGCACGAGGCAGCCTGCGGGGCAATCTGCTCAACCCGCCGCCCGCCGCCGGGCCGATCCGCGCCCAGAAGGACCCCGCGCGCTAA
- a CDS encoding pyridoxamine 5'-phosphate oxidase family protein — MPQPSIRVSRLPEKQNTERARLDELLDATPLATVALIRDGHPMIFPIGFARIGDELVIHGSTGSPWLRQLADGAAAAVSVTALDGVLVARSGFESSFQFRSATLFGTFVTIEEPDKTRYLETLTDTFIPGRVAELRASSRKELAATMVLRMEISDDNWSLKIGDGWPEDDEGDVAAGAWAGVVPLTCVYGEPRRAPDCDPATPVPPSVRAMTGELSNRRGRQFRQ; from the coding sequence ATGCCGCAACCGTCTATCAGGGTCAGCCGCCTGCCGGAGAAGCAGAACACCGAACGTGCGCGCCTCGACGAGCTTCTCGATGCCACTCCGCTGGCGACCGTCGCGTTGATCCGGGACGGGCACCCGATGATCTTCCCGATAGGCTTCGCCCGGATCGGCGATGAACTGGTGATCCACGGATCGACGGGCTCGCCCTGGCTGCGCCAGCTCGCCGACGGTGCGGCGGCCGCGGTCTCGGTCACCGCCCTCGACGGAGTCCTGGTGGCGCGCAGTGGCTTTGAGTCGTCCTTCCAATTCCGCAGCGCCACACTGTTCGGAACCTTCGTCACGATCGAGGAACCCGACAAAACCCGCTATCTCGAGACGCTGACCGACACTTTCATCCCGGGCCGGGTGGCGGAGCTTCGCGCGAGTTCGCGCAAGGAGCTGGCCGCGACCATGGTGCTGCGGATGGAGATCAGCGATGACAACTGGTCACTCAAGATCGGCGATGGGTGGCCCGAGGACGATGAGGGCGACGTGGCTGCCGGGGCATGGGCGGGCGTGGTCCCGCTGACATGCGTTTACGGCGAGCCGCGCCGGGCGCCGGACTGCGATCCCGCAACGCCGGTGCCGCCGTCGGTCAGGGCGATGACTGGTGAGCTGTCGAACCGGCGGGGGCGGCAGTTTCGTCAGTGA
- a CDS encoding VOC family protein gives MAIELNHTIVAAHDKQQSADFLTELFGLPDAVPFGHFLVVTLQHGLSLDFADVPAEQPIHPQHYAFLVSEDDFDAIYRKISDRELPHWADPRAARPGEINHNDGGRGVYFRDLGGHYLEIITRPYGSGAG, from the coding sequence ATGGCAATCGAGCTGAACCACACCATCGTCGCGGCACATGACAAGCAGCAATCCGCCGATTTCCTGACGGAGCTGTTCGGGCTACCGGATGCGGTGCCGTTCGGGCATTTCCTCGTTGTCACCCTCCAGCACGGGCTGAGCCTGGATTTCGCCGACGTTCCCGCCGAGCAACCAATCCACCCACAGCACTACGCCTTCCTGGTGTCCGAGGACGACTTCGACGCGATCTATCGCAAGATCTCCGATCGAGAGCTGCCGCACTGGGCTGATCCCCGCGCCGCCCGGCCCGGCGAGATCAACCACAACGACGGCGGTCGCGGCGTCTACTTCCGTGACCTGGGGGGCCACTACCTCGAGATCATCACCCGGCCGTACGGATCGGGCGCCGGCTAG